Proteins encoded by one window of Polaribacter haliotis:
- a CDS encoding cell surface protein, which translates to MKYIQLILLFVTFSIAISCNTKTNQKITNSKDYSAFLNLKKNTSLEASISEYNFWKNKLKETPNQYPYNAKLAAVNSSIFQLTGNIKALKEAEQNLILANEKTNYNNAGYLRSLARNYISQHRFKEALELLEKAEINGEKLQSTNYMLIDVNLELGNLETVEKYLTKVRNFKDFDYLIRLSKYNDHIGNLDKAIEYLEASLKIAKSSKNKGLIQWNYTNLADYYGHAGRIKDSYNAYLNALKLNSNDSYAKKGIAWIVYSYERNPEEALRILESVTKENAAPDYHLLKAEIAEFSGKIEEKENQIALYLSKVKDTNYGVMYHKYDVLLYAEDAKSKTKALTIAQQEISERPTAQSYDLLAWSLYKNGDKEKALEISENHVINKTFEPEAMLHTAYILKANGRVEEASKIKQELLGAVYELGPLVEKELKSI; encoded by the coding sequence ATGAAATATATCCAACTAATTTTATTATTTGTAACTTTTTCAATCGCAATTAGTTGCAATACAAAAACAAACCAAAAAATAACAAACTCTAAAGATTACAGTGCTTTTCTTAATCTTAAAAAAAACACTTCTTTAGAAGCTTCTATTTCCGAATATAACTTTTGGAAAAACAAACTAAAAGAAACACCTAATCAATATCCTTATAATGCAAAATTAGCCGCAGTTAATTCTTCAATTTTTCAATTAACTGGAAATATTAAGGCTTTAAAAGAAGCAGAACAAAACTTAATATTAGCAAATGAAAAAACGAATTATAACAATGCAGGTTATTTAAGAAGTTTAGCAAGAAATTATATTTCTCAGCATAGATTTAAAGAAGCTTTAGAATTACTTGAAAAAGCAGAAATCAATGGAGAAAAACTACAATCAACTAACTATATGTTAATTGATGTAAATCTAGAATTAGGAAATTTAGAAACAGTAGAAAAGTACTTAACGAAAGTTAGAAATTTTAAAGATTTCGATTATTTAATTAGACTTTCTAAATACAACGATCATATTGGAAATTTAGATAAAGCTATTGAATATTTAGAAGCATCTTTAAAGATTGCTAAATCTTCTAAAAATAAAGGCTTAATTCAATGGAATTATACAAATTTAGCAGATTATTATGGACATGCAGGTAGAATTAAAGATTCTTATAATGCTTATTTGAATGCGTTAAAATTAAATTCGAACGATAGTTATGCAAAAAAAGGAATTGCTTGGATTGTTTATTCTTATGAAAGAAACCCAGAAGAAGCATTGCGAATTTTAGAGTCTGTAACAAAAGAGAATGCAGCACCAGATTATCATTTATTAAAAGCAGAAATAGCAGAATTTTCGGGGAAAATTGAAGAAAAAGAAAACCAAATAGCGCTATATCTTTCTAAAGTAAAAGATACAAATTACGGTGTTATGTATCATAAATACGATGTTTTATTATATGCAGAAGATGCAAAAAGTAAAACAAAAGCATTAACCATTGCACAACAAGAAATTTCAGAAAGACCAACAGCACAGTCTTACGATTTATTAGCATGGTCTTTATATAAAAATGGTGATAAAGAAAAAGCTTTAGAAATTTCTGAAAACCATGTAATTAATAAAACATTCGAACCAGAAGCAATGTTACATACTGCTTATATTTTAAAAGCGAATGGTAGAGTAGAAGAAGCATCGAAAATAAAACAAGAGTTACTTGGAGCTGTTTATGAATTAGGTCCTTTAGTTGAAAAAGAACTAAAAAGTATATAA